A region from the Chlamydiales bacterium genome encodes:
- a CDS encoding SpoIID/LytB domain-containing protein, whose protein sequence is MKIVSSLLVATTFCLSGLSLEATMKYERFEADPSQFDKPTTIKVLLDKGENSPLLEVKGPYMVYDAKSGFRVSSGSNPKRDFVTYDAKGLKWGHSMNGASQIRIVPSDIETTIVLNGTQYRGCIEIYNVNGKFLVINETDMETYLKSTLNTQFSDEVEEETMEAVAVAARTMGYFLVSRSPYAKWHVEAKDVGYQGYGATLQNLMVDRAIDNTRHVIMTYKDAPFATAWTRNCAGKTADFTALYRKNINAPKGVEIPMAQSEKEQLRWTHTISKKEMAKSLDLKAISSLDLFVDKASAKVYGVRIIDGDQARTLDFIAFQKKLGEKKIRSSDFTVSMKGDSIVFTGYGDGPGVGLCLYTANKMAEKGEKAPKILSTFFPETKIEKTRNLPAPGAKVDKTK, encoded by the coding sequence ATGAAAATCGTTTCATCACTACTAGTTGCCACGACATTCTGCTTAAGCGGTCTTTCGCTTGAAGCTACCATGAAATACGAGCGGTTTGAAGCCGACCCTTCGCAATTTGATAAACCCACTACGATCAAAGTTCTGCTCGACAAGGGCGAGAACAGCCCCCTTCTAGAAGTAAAGGGGCCTTATATGGTTTACGATGCGAAGAGCGGATTCCGAGTCTCTTCTGGATCTAACCCTAAACGAGATTTTGTGACCTATGATGCGAAAGGTCTCAAGTGGGGCCACTCGATGAATGGCGCTTCTCAAATACGCATTGTTCCCTCAGACATTGAAACAACAATCGTCTTGAATGGCACGCAATACCGAGGCTGCATCGAGATCTATAACGTCAATGGAAAGTTCCTTGTTATCAACGAGACCGACATGGAGACCTACCTCAAATCGACTTTGAATACTCAATTCTCCGACGAGGTGGAAGAAGAGACGATGGAAGCGGTGGCTGTCGCAGCTCGCACCATGGGCTATTTTCTCGTGAGCAGATCTCCTTATGCAAAGTGGCACGTTGAAGCTAAAGATGTGGGCTATCAAGGTTATGGCGCGACTCTGCAAAACCTCATGGTAGATCGCGCAATCGACAACACCCGTCATGTGATCATGACTTATAAAGATGCTCCATTTGCAACAGCTTGGACGAGAAACTGCGCTGGTAAAACAGCAGACTTCACCGCTCTATATAGAAAGAATATCAACGCTCCAAAAGGAGTCGAGATTCCTATGGCTCAAAGCGAAAAGGAGCAGCTCCGCTGGACCCATACCATATCTAAAAAAGAGATGGCAAAGAGTCTAGACTTGAAGGCGATCTCCTCGCTTGATCTCTTCGTCGACAAGGCGTCTGCTAAAGTCTACGGTGTCCGCATCATCGACGGCGACCAGGCGAGAACTTTAGATTTTATCGCCTTCCAAAAGAAGCTCGGCGAAAAGAAGATCCGCAGCAGCGACTTCACAGTTAGCATGAAGGGCGATTCGATCGTCTTCACTGGCTACGGTGATGGACCTGGCGTTGGCCTCTGCCTCTACACAGCTAATAAGATGGCTGAAAAAGGAGAGAAGGCACCGAAGATCCTCTCAACCTTCTTCCCTGAAACAAAGATTGAGAAGACGCGCAATCTGCCAGCTCCAGGAGCGAAAGTAGATAAGACAAAATAG